In Canis lupus dingo isolate Sandy chromosome 1, ASM325472v2, whole genome shotgun sequence, a single genomic region encodes these proteins:
- the ANXA1 gene encoding annexin A1, whose protein sequence is MAMVSEFLKQAWFIENEEQEYIETVKGSKGGPGSAVSPYPSFNPSSDVAALHNAITVKGVDEATIIDILTKRNNAQRQQIKAAYLQEKGKPLDEALKKALSGHLEEVVLALLKTPAQFDADELRGAMKGLGTDEDTLDEILASRTNKEIREINRVYREELKRDLAKDITSDTSGDYRNALLSLAKGDRSEDFGVNDDLADTDARALYEAGERRKGTDVNVFITILTTRAYPHLRQVFQKYRKYSKHDMNKVLDLEMKGDIEKCLTAIVKCATSKPMFFAEKLHEAMKGSGTRHKTLIRIMVSRSEIDMNDIKACYQKLYGVSLCQAILDETKGDYEKILVALCGD, encoded by the exons atggcaATGGTATCAGAATTCCTCAAACAGGCCTGGTTTATTGAAAATGAAGAGCAGGAATACATC GAAACTGTGAAAGGATCCAAAGGAGGTCCTGGGTCAGCAGTGAGCCCCTACCCTAGCTTCAATCCATCCTCCGATGTTGCTGCCTTGCACAACGCAATAACAGTTAAAG GTGTGGATGAAGCAACCATCATTGACATTCTAACTAAGAGGAACAATGCACAGCGTCAACAGATCAAAGCAGCATATCtccaggaaaaaggaaag CCCCTGGATGAAGCTCTGAAGAAAGCCCTTTCTGGTCACCTCGAGGAAGTTGTTTTGGCTCTATTAAAAACTCCAGCCCAGTTTGATGCTGATGAACTTCGTGGTGCCATGAAG GGCCTTGGAACTGATGAAGACACTCTGGATGAAATTTTGGCATCAAGAACTAACAAGGAAATCAGAGAAATTAACAGAGTCTATAGAGAAG aacTGAAGAGAGATCTGGCTAAAGATATCACCTCAGACACATCTGGAGATTATCGGAATGCTCTGCTTTCTCTTGCTAAG gGTGATCGATCTGAGGATTTTGGCGTAAATGATGACTTGGCCGATACGGATGCCAGG GCTTTATatgaagcaggagaaaggagaaaaggaacagaTGTGAATGTGTTCATTACCATCCTTACCACCAGAGCCTATCCCCACCTTCGccaag TGTTTCAGAAATACCGCAAGTACAGTAAGCACGACATGAACAAAGTTCTGGATCTGGAGATGAAAGGTGACATCGAGAAATGCCTCACGGCTATCG TGAAGTGTGCCACAAGCAAACCTATGTTCTTTGCTGAGAAGCTTCATGAGGCCATGAAG GGTTCTGGAACTCGTCATAAGACACTGATCAGAATTATGGTTTCCCGTTCAGAAATTGACATGAATGATATCAAAGCATGCTACCAGAAGTTGTATGGTGTCTCTCTCTGCCAAGCCATCCTG GATGAAACCAAGGGAGATTATGAAAAAATCCTGGTGGCTCTCTGCGGAGACTAA